A single Hippocampus zosterae strain Florida chromosome 1, ASM2543408v3, whole genome shotgun sequence DNA region contains:
- the trappc14 gene encoding trafficking protein particle complex subunit 14 isoform X2 → MESLFEHTVYFPAVGEAADPVDCEALEQRTHFYLGETVHFLVVLRKGRLLKAKPIGDLFAVATVGAQFGDSRRDLNNSVEEETEAEEDQADISYEHHRRSADANRKFIECCPILNHNNARHRMEPVKSTQLSEEQISFRLTVTLDRLPVNTLQATIVVSVWERDEDQVEVREHGYLGLLQLYSPTRAFREDLNKFKAQVSATLNVLPPPSVRCQQLTVSGKHLTFLKVLNGASQEELCITDVRILPNYNLSYLPMMPDGSVLIVDNVCHQSAEVTMASFYRVDSEWSRLPSILGTLEEHNFLFRLQLQDTDDHHSSEGLEIPLVAVLQWRTSTLPHARHIVTFYSLPSIRLNRPRLVMTASCPNVVRPRESFSVKYTLVNNLRDFMSVRLHWNFQANAVRGHQDGEVTAVVCQSPFRNLGRCRKGSSMSFTVVFQILGTGLFELSEHMKMKLQFKAPPEEHQSPKPCTPPSSGSVARSLSFSHQLPPSKPQHVRTGSMMERPFSNFLYMSPEQSVSSLDQVAKRQCQVFVLEHISS, encoded by the exons ATGGAGTCGCTGTTTGAACACACTGTGTATTTTCCCGCCGTGGGTGAAGCGGCGGACCCGGTGGACTGCGAGGCTCTTGAGCAGAGAACGCACTTTTACCTCGGGGAGACTGTCCATTTTCTTGTGGTGCTGCGTAAAGGTCGTTTGTTAAAGGCAAAGCCAATAGGCGACTTGTTCGCTGTGGCGACCGTTGGTGCTCAGTTCGGCGACAGTCGGCGAGACTTGAATAACAGCGTAGAAGAAGAAACAGAAGCGGAGGAGGACCAGGCTGACATTTCTTATGAACATCACCGAAGAAGTGCCGACGCAAACCGGAAGTTCATTGAGTGCTGCCCGATTCTGAACCACAACAACGCACGTCATAGAATGGAACCGGTCAAG TCGACGCAATTGTCAGAAGAACAGATTTCCTTCCGTCTTACAGTTACTCTCGACAGGCTCCCGGTCAACACACTCCAAGCCACG ATTGTGGTGAGCGTGTGGGAGAGGGATGAAGACCAGGTGGAGGTGAGGGAACATGGCTACCTTGGTCTCCTGCAGCTCTACTCGCCCACACGCGCTTTCCGCGAGGACCTCAACAAATTCAAGGCACAGG TCAGCGCCACTTTGAATGTTCTGCCGCCCCCCAGTGTCAGGTGTCAGCAGCTGACCGTCTCTGGAAAACACCTCACGTTCCTTAAAG tgctgaatggCGCCTCTCAGGAGGAGCTTTGCATCACAGATGTGAGGATCCTTCCCAACTACAATTTGTCCTATCTTCCCATGATGCCGGACGGATCTGTTCTGATCGTAGACAATGTCTG CCACCAATCAGCTGAGGTGACCATGGCGTCGTTTTACCGCGTGGACAGCGAGTGGTCACGTCTTCCGAGCATACTGGGCACCCTGGAGGAGCACAACTTCCTGTTCCGGCTACAGCTCCAGGACACAGACGACCACCACTCCAGTGAA ggTTTGGAAATCCCACTGGTTGCTGTGTTACAATGGCGTACGTCAACACTCCCGCATGCGAG GCACATCGTCACTTTTTACTCACTGCCCAGCATCCGCTTGAATCGTCCTCGGCTGGTGATGACTGCTTCCTGTCCAAACGTCGTCAGGCCTCGTGAGAGCTTCTCGGTCAAGTACACCCTGGTCAATAACCTGCGCGACTTCATGTCCGTCCGGCTGCACTGGAATTTTCAGG CTAATGCAGTAAGAGGCCACCAGGACGGCGAGGTGACAGCGGTGGTGTGTCAGTCTCCCTTCAGGAACCTGGGACGTTGCAGGAAGGGCTCCAGCATGTCTTTTACAGTCGTCTTCCAGATCCTTGGTACAGGACTTTTTGAG TTAAGCGAGCAtatgaaaatgaagcttcagttCAAGGCACCACCCGAGGAACACCAGTCGCCCAAGCCGTGCACGCCACCCTCGTCTGGCAGTGTGGCACGATCCCTGAGCTTTTCCCACCAACTGCCGCCTTCCAAACCCCAACATGTCAG GACGGGCAGCATGATGGAGCGTCCATTCAGCAATTTCCTCTACATGAGTCCAGAGCAAAGCGTCAGTTCACTGGACCAGGTTGCTAAAAGACAATGTCAGGTGTTTGTGCTGGAGCACATCAGCAGCTAA
- the trappc14 gene encoding trafficking protein particle complex subunit 14 isoform X1, protein MESLFEHTVYFPAVGEAADPVDCEALEQRTHFYLGETVHFLVVLRKGRLLKAKPIGDLFAVATVGAQFGDSRRDLNNSVEEETEAEEDQADISYEHHRRSADANRKFIECCPILNHNNARHRMEPVKSTQLSEEQISFRLTVTLDRLPVNTLQATIVVSVWERDEDQVEVREHGYLGLLQLYSPTRAFREDLNKFKAQVSATLNVLPPPSVRCQQLTVSGKHLTFLKVLNGASQEELCITDVRILPNYNLSYLPMMPDGSVLIVDNVCHQSAEVTMASFYRVDSEWSRLPSILGTLEEHNFLFRLQLQDTDDHHSSEGLEIPLVAVLQWRTSTLPHARHIVTFYSLPSIRLNRPRLVMTASCPNVVRPRESFSVKYTLVNNLRDFMSVRLHWNFQGEFSRHVASSRHGRDLASILSSACPANAVRGHQDGEVTAVVCQSPFRNLGRCRKGSSMSFTVVFQILGTGLFELSEHMKMKLQFKAPPEEHQSPKPCTPPSSGSVARSLSFSHQLPPSKPQHVRTGSMMERPFSNFLYMSPEQSVSSLDQVAKRQCQVFVLEHISS, encoded by the exons ATGGAGTCGCTGTTTGAACACACTGTGTATTTTCCCGCCGTGGGTGAAGCGGCGGACCCGGTGGACTGCGAGGCTCTTGAGCAGAGAACGCACTTTTACCTCGGGGAGACTGTCCATTTTCTTGTGGTGCTGCGTAAAGGTCGTTTGTTAAAGGCAAAGCCAATAGGCGACTTGTTCGCTGTGGCGACCGTTGGTGCTCAGTTCGGCGACAGTCGGCGAGACTTGAATAACAGCGTAGAAGAAGAAACAGAAGCGGAGGAGGACCAGGCTGACATTTCTTATGAACATCACCGAAGAAGTGCCGACGCAAACCGGAAGTTCATTGAGTGCTGCCCGATTCTGAACCACAACAACGCACGTCATAGAATGGAACCGGTCAAG TCGACGCAATTGTCAGAAGAACAGATTTCCTTCCGTCTTACAGTTACTCTCGACAGGCTCCCGGTCAACACACTCCAAGCCACG ATTGTGGTGAGCGTGTGGGAGAGGGATGAAGACCAGGTGGAGGTGAGGGAACATGGCTACCTTGGTCTCCTGCAGCTCTACTCGCCCACACGCGCTTTCCGCGAGGACCTCAACAAATTCAAGGCACAGG TCAGCGCCACTTTGAATGTTCTGCCGCCCCCCAGTGTCAGGTGTCAGCAGCTGACCGTCTCTGGAAAACACCTCACGTTCCTTAAAG tgctgaatggCGCCTCTCAGGAGGAGCTTTGCATCACAGATGTGAGGATCCTTCCCAACTACAATTTGTCCTATCTTCCCATGATGCCGGACGGATCTGTTCTGATCGTAGACAATGTCTG CCACCAATCAGCTGAGGTGACCATGGCGTCGTTTTACCGCGTGGACAGCGAGTGGTCACGTCTTCCGAGCATACTGGGCACCCTGGAGGAGCACAACTTCCTGTTCCGGCTACAGCTCCAGGACACAGACGACCACCACTCCAGTGAA ggTTTGGAAATCCCACTGGTTGCTGTGTTACAATGGCGTACGTCAACACTCCCGCATGCGAG GCACATCGTCACTTTTTACTCACTGCCCAGCATCCGCTTGAATCGTCCTCGGCTGGTGATGACTGCTTCCTGTCCAAACGTCGTCAGGCCTCGTGAGAGCTTCTCGGTCAAGTACACCCTGGTCAATAACCTGCGCGACTTCATGTCCGTCCGGCTGCACTGGAATTTTCAGGGTGAGTTTTCTCGACATGTCGCTTCGTCTCGTCACGGGCGGGATCTGGCTTCCATTCTGTCATCCGCTTGTCCAGCTAATGCAGTAAGAGGCCACCAGGACGGCGAGGTGACAGCGGTGGTGTGTCAGTCTCCCTTCAGGAACCTGGGACGTTGCAGGAAGGGCTCCAGCATGTCTTTTACAGTCGTCTTCCAGATCCTTGGTACAGGACTTTTTGAG TTAAGCGAGCAtatgaaaatgaagcttcagttCAAGGCACCACCCGAGGAACACCAGTCGCCCAAGCCGTGCACGCCACCCTCGTCTGGCAGTGTGGCACGATCCCTGAGCTTTTCCCACCAACTGCCGCCTTCCAAACCCCAACATGTCAG GACGGGCAGCATGATGGAGCGTCCATTCAGCAATTTCCTCTACATGAGTCCAGAGCAAAGCGTCAGTTCACTGGACCAGGTTGCTAAAAGACAATGTCAGGTGTTTGTGCTGGAGCACATCAGCAGCTAA